The Pyrenophora tritici-repentis strain M4 chromosome 10, whole genome shotgun sequence genome contains a region encoding:
- a CDS encoding putative oligosaccharyltransferase subunit ribophorin ii protein, giving the protein MRVVHSFVSSLLLSSAAIVSAASSWSFEDATVSVSTKGAGVGGAAKDKLSPSTPLGKSVSLGASDTLKLILTTVEGSTAKRPHQAFLTLTDPTTGVEESFVLSVKDSGKGKVDLSHKDLPHQFLTSEKPIAASIVIGSFGSSKPYKGKVFDLTVTRDASTPLKIPEKPVRYAAESEIHHIFREDPKSPPKIITIVFAAAVAGALPVLLGAWAMLGANTSHLSKALGNAPVSHGLFYGSILAMEGIFFMYYTSWNLFQTLPAAAVVSFVAFLSGSRALSEVQERRLAGLR; this is encoded by the exons ATGAGGGTCGTTCATAGCTTTGTATCTTCGCTTCTGCTCTCCAGCGCAGCAATTGTGTCTGCAGCTTCTTCCTGGAGTTTCGAAGATGCCACTGTGTCGGTATCGACTAAAGGTGCTGGTGTAGGCGGAGCTGCAAAGGACAA ATTGAGCCCTTCCACACCGCTCGGCAAGTCTGTATCTCTGGGCGCATCGGATACATTGAAGCTTATCCTCACGACTGTTGAGGGAAGCACTGCGAAACGACCTCACCAGGCGTTCCTCACCCTGACCGATCCTACAACCGGCGTGGAAGAGTCTTTTGTACTCAGTGTAAAGGACAGCGGAAAGGGCAAGGTCGATTTG TCTCATAAGGACCTACCCCACCAATTCTTGACCTCGGAGAAGCCAATTGCAGCGTCTATCGTAATCGGATCTTTCGGTTCCTCAAAACCCTACAAGGGCAAGGTGTTTGACCTTACCGTCACCCGCGACGCCAGCACTCCCCTCAAGATCCCCGAGAAGCCGGTCCGCTACGCCGCCGAATCCGAAATTCATCACATTTTCCGCGAGGACCCCAAGTCACCACCCAAGATCATAACCATTGTGTTCGCGGCCGCTGTTGCTGGTGCGCTACCTGTGCTGCTTGGTGCGTGGGCTATGTTGGGCGCAAATACTAGCCACTTGAGCAAGGCGCTGGGCAATGCGCCTGTGTCGCATGGGCTCTTCTATGGCTCCATACTGGCTATGGAGGGTATCTTCTTCATGTACTACACAAGCTGGAACCTCTTCCAGACCCTGCCAGCAGCCGCGGTGGTCAGCTTCGTTGCTTTCTTGAGTGGCAGCAGAGCGTTGTCTGAGGTTCAGGAGCGTCGCTTGGCTGGATTGAGATGA
- a CDS encoding Ada, Methylated DNA-protein cysteine methyltransferase — translation MSKQQKVTAYQERVYTALQQIPEGRVTTYGALSKALNSSPRAVGGALRVNPFCPEVPCHRCIASTGFVGGYKGDWEKAPSGQNQDSKLQLLKEEGVSFDVNGLLVDKKLLWDDFDLQKLK, via the exons ATGTCGAAGCAACAAAAGGTTACTGCATATCAGGAGCGCGTTTACACAGCGCTCCAACAGATCCCAGAAG GTCGCGTCACAACATACGGCGCGTTGTCAAAAGCATTGAACAGCTCTCCACGAGCGGTAGGCGGAGCGTTACGCGTCAACCCGTTCTGTCCAGAAGTACCGTGCCATCGCTGTATCGCTAGTACCGGT TTTGTCGGTGGTTACAAGGGCGATTGGGAGAAGGCGCCAAGCGGGCAGAACCAGGACTCGAAATTACAGCTATTGAAAGAAGAAGGCGTCTCGTTTGATGTCAACGGACTTCTCGTCGATAAAAAGTTGCTGTGGGATGATTTTGATCTGCAGAAGCTGAAGTAG